CTAATGTCTTCATGGTCAGTTGGATTTAGTGGCTGCTACTTTTACTGCTTCCTTAATGCGGTGATAAGTACCGCAACGACAAATATTTCCGCTCATGGTAGACACAATCTCCTCGTCAGTTGGTTTGGGTTTTTCTTTCAGCAAAGCTGCTGCCGTCATGATCTGGCCAGCCTGGCAGTAGCCACATTGTGCCACATCCACCTCGTCCCACGCCTTTTGTACGGGATGATCTCCTTTTTCTGACAAGCCTTCAATGGTAGTAACTTTTGCTTTGCCGACTGACGAAACAGGAAGCACACAGGAGCGCACCGCTTTGCCGTCCAGGTGAACGGTACAGGCACCGCACTGCGCGATACCGCATCCGTATTTGGTCCCTACGAGGCCAAAATTGTCGCGCAATACCCAGAGTAACGGGGTATCCCCTTCTACATCTGCATTGTATGCACGATTGTTGATTGATAATTTAAATAACGCCATGGTGAATAGATTAGGTCTAGAAATATCTTTTGCGGATAAGAAGCCGCTCCCGAAATTTACAAAGAATGCTTCAAAAATGCTGATTACAAGGTATTTAAACTATAAAGAAAATTCAGCCCACTTTCTCACCCGAGAATTGAAAAATATATCGCTATAATACAACGAAAAAATTCAAGGTTGTGTCTTTTTAGTTGACCAGTACTCGCCCTTTATCCGTTCGTCAATGAAGTTTCTCTACGCCCTGTTTTTCCTTTTCATCCTTTTTGATAGCGTTGCCCAGAAAAAGCAACTGACTTGCGGTACGAACGACGAGGATCTTTCTCTGGAGTACCCCCGCGGTGAATGTTCCGTTCGACAAGCGTACTTATCTCTTTACAAAGAATGTGACCGAGGCGAGCGGTGTTGCAAACCTTGGCGGGCTGCATAATGTATCCCCTCTCGGCAACTACGGCACCATTATGCATGAATTCGGACATAATTTTGGTTCCCCACATACCCA
The genomic region above belongs to Dyadobacter pollutisoli and contains:
- a CDS encoding (2Fe-2S)-binding protein — encoded protein: MALFKLSINNRAYNADVEGDTPLLWVLRDNFGLVGTKYGCGIAQCGACTVHLDGKAVRSCVLPVSSVGKAKVTTIEGLSEKGDHPVQKAWDEVDVAQCGYCQAGQIMTAAALLKEKPKPTDEEIVSTMSGNICRCGTYHRIKEAVKVAATKSN